The following nucleotide sequence is from Pseudomonas sp. RC10.
TTGAACGTCAGCGTTCCGCGCATGGTGTTCTGTGGCGCCGAACGTGACGAGAACAACGAATGGCGTGCGCTGTTGGTGACGGCGTCGCTGGACGGGTTCGACGAGTTCGAGAACTGGCTCAAGGCCGGTGGGCGCGAGCAGTACGGCGAGGCTGTTTACGAGCAGATGCTCAAGGAACTGGCCGTCAATCTGGCGCGCATGCATAAAGGGCGCTGGCAACACAGCTGCATCTATATCAAGCACGTTTTCGTGCGTGTGGTGGGCGAGGGCGCCAATGCCAGACCCGAAGTCGCGCTGATCGATCTGGAGAAGTGCCGTCAGCGTCTAACCGCCTACGGCGCCGCACAACACGACATGAAACAACTGCGTCGCCATTCGTCGTTTGCATCAGCGGATTGGAGCAAGCTCGTCTACTTTTACGAGACGGCGTTTGGCAGCCCCATCAAAGGTTTAGATCGATGAAGTTAGAACTGGCGCGAGGTTTGTTTTTGGTCGGGGCGTTGGGCATCACGTCCATCGCCATGGCTGCCTGGGAGCAACCCAAGGCCCAGATTCTGAGCGCGGTACACGGTGAGGGGCGCTGCCCTTTGCCGCGGGTGGCGAAGGCCGCTTTGCCCGTACGCCCGGATCACGATCTGCTGTTGCTGATGTTCGGTTTGGCACAAGGGACGGGGCCGCAGCATTGAAATCACCCTCTGACTGAAAAGCCCCGATCATTCGGGGCTTTTTTTCTGCTTTGGCTGTTTACGCGGGTGCCTTCGCGTCCTCCTTCCCCGCCAGCACCGTATAGACACACGGCAGCACAAACAGGGTGAACAACGTTCCCACCGACATCCCCGTCGCGATGACCAGGCCGATGTCAAAACGGCTCACCGCACCGGCACCGGTTGCGAGGATCAGCGGCACCATGCCGAACACCATCGCCGCGGTCGTC
It contains:
- a CDS encoding lipopolysaccharide kinase InaA family protein, coding for MAVDFAAELTLPAKDRFAYFWNTKGDWVEEPNVRRGGESGVQRVVSENGRLLYVKRQVGHIYRSWLHPFGRPTVLRERDALEGLRQLNVSVPRMVFCGAERDENNEWRALLVTASLDGFDEFENWLKAGGREQYGEAVYEQMLKELAVNLARMHKGRWQHSCIYIKHVFVRVVGEGANARPEVALIDLEKCRQRLTAYGAAQHDMKQLRRHSSFASADWSKLVYFYETAFGSPIKGLDR